A section of the Pithys albifrons albifrons isolate INPA30051 chromosome 30, PitAlb_v1, whole genome shotgun sequence genome encodes:
- the LOC139683848 gene encoding feather beta keratin-like, whose translation MSCYDLCRPCGPTPLANSCNEPCVRQCQDSRVVIQPSPVVVTLPGPILSSFPQNTAVGSTTSAAVGSILNESGVPINSGGYGLGGLGGLGGFGGRYCGRRCLPC comes from the coding sequence ATGTCCTGCTACGACCTGTGCCGTCCCTGTGGCCCAACCCCTCTGGCCAACAGCTGCAACGAGCcctgtgtcaggcagtgccaggactcCCGGGTGGTGATCCAGCCCTCGCCCGTGGTGGtgaccctgcccggccccatcctcagctccttcccccagAACACTGCCGTGGGTTCCAccacctctgctgctgttgggaGTATCCTGAATGAGTCAGGTGTTCCCATCAACTCTGGAGGATATGGCCTTGGTGGCCTTGGTGGCCTTGGTGGCTTTGGTGGGCGTTACTGTGGCAGGAGGTGCCTGCCCTGCTAA
- the LOC139683923 gene encoding scale keratin-like, with amino-acid sequence MSPFHECRPALGVLCPEPFAITSNERCVLRCPDTVVDIVEPDRPPYCLIYPGPILTTFPQQTIVGSTALLDFNSLLGARAPLGFGDLAGQPKPTLDICG; translated from the exons atgtCTCCATTCCACGAGTGCCGCCCTGCCCTGGGCGTGCTGTGCCCCGAGCCCTTTGCCATCACCTCCAACGAGCGCTGCGTGTTGCGCTGCCCGGACACCGTGGTGGACATCGTGGAGCCCGACAGACCCCCCTACTGCCTCATCTACCCCGGGCCCATCCTCACCACCTTCCCCCAGCAAACCATCGTGGGATCCACCGCCCTGCTGGACTTCAACAGCCTCCTGGGTGCCCGGGCACCTTTGGGTTTCGGGG ACCTTGCAGGCCAACCTAAACCCACCCTGGATATCTGTGGATAG
- the LOC139683943 gene encoding feather beta keratin-like — MSCYDLCRPCGPTPLANSCNEPCVRQCQDSRVIIEPSPVVVTLPGPILSSFPQNTAVGSTTSAAVGSILSESGVPINSGGYGLGSLGGLGGFGGRYCGRRCLPC; from the coding sequence ATGTCCTGCTACGACCTGTGCCGTCCCTGTGGCCCAACCCCTCTGGCCAACAGCTGCAACGAGCcctgtgtcaggcagtgccaggactcCAGAGTCATCATTGAACCATCTCCCGTGGTGGtgaccctgcccggccccatcctcagctccttcccccagAACACTGCCGTGGGTTCCAccacctctgctgctgttgggaGCATCCTGAGCGAGTCAGGTGTCCCCATCAACTCTGGAGGATATGGCCTTGGCAGCCTTGGTGGCCTTGGTGGCTTTGGTGGGCGTTACTGTGGCAGGAGGTGCCTGCCCTGCTAA
- the LOC139683942 gene encoding feather beta keratin translates to MSCYDLCRPCGPTPLANSCNEPCVRQCQDSRVVIQPSPVVVTLPGPILSSFPQNTAVGSTTSAAVGSILSEEGVPINSGGYGLGGLGGLGGFGGRYCGRRCLPC, encoded by the coding sequence ATGTCCTGCTACGACCTGTGCCGTCCCTGTGGCCCAACCCCTCTGGCCAACAGCTGCAACGAGCcctgtgtcaggcagtgccaggactcCCGGGTGGTGATCCAGCCCTCGCCCGTGGTGGtgaccctgcccggccccatcctcagctccttcccccagAACACTGCCGTGGGTTCCAccacctctgctgctgttgggaGCATCCTGAGTGAAGAGGGAGTGCCCATCAACTCTGGAGGATATGGCCTTGGTGGCCTTGGTGGCCTTGGTGGCTTTGGTGGGCGCTACTGTGGCAGGAGGTGCCTGCCCTGCTAA